CCTCCCACGTCAAGCGTGTTGTGAGCATCTTGTCCCCCTCCCGCTCGCCCGCTCGGCTGCTCCCCTACCGCCACAGCGTTCCACTCTCGTGTGCCCAAAAATCGTCTTGGGGGGTCCTCTGGACAGAACCCTTCGATTTTTTCGTGATTTTCCCAAGGCTGCCCTTCTGAGGTTCCCGTGAGCTGGCTCAACTATCACCACCTCCTCTATTTCTGGACCGTTGCCCGCGCCGGCACCATCGCCAAGGCGGGTGAGGAGCTCCATCTCGCCCAGCCCACCATCAGCAGCCAGATCAAGCTCCTCGAGGAGTCCCTCGGCCACAAGCTCTTCGAGCGCCAGGGCCGCAAGCTCGTCCTCACCGACGTGGGCCGCACCGTCATGCGCTACGCCGACGAAATCTTCCGCCTCGGCAACGAGCTGAAGAACGTCGTCGGCGGTCTGCCCTCCGGCCAGCAGCTGCGCCTCCAGGTCGGCGTCGCCGATGTCGTCCCCAAGGCCGTCGCCGAGCGCCTCCTCCAGCCCGCTCTCGATGTCGGCCCCCTGCGCCTCGTCTGCCGCGAGGGCCCGCTGCCCCAGCTGCTCGCCTCGCTCGCCCTCCATGAGCTGGACGTCGTCATCGCCGACGCCCCGGGCTCCGAGCCCGTCAGCGTCCGCTCCTTCAACCACCTGCTCGGCAAGTGTGGCGTCTCCTTCTTCGCCGCGAACTCCCACTCGCACCTGAAGAAGGACTTCCCCAACTCCCTGGACGGCGCGCCCATGCTCATGCCCACCGAGTCCAGCTCCGTGCGCCACGCCCTGGACGTCTGGTTCGACACCCATGGCGTCCACCCCACCGTCGTCGGCGACTTCGACGACAGCGCCCTCCTCGAGGCATTCGGTCAGCGCGGGCTCGGCGTCTTCGCCATGCCCTCCGTCATCGAGGACGAGGTGGCCCGCCAGCTCGACGTCTCCATCATCGGCCGCACCCACGAGGTGGAGAACTGCTTCTACGCCATCACCGTGGAGCGGCGCCTGCGCCACCCCGCCGTCGTCGCCATCGCCGAGGCGGCTCGCGCCAACATCTTTCAGTAGGAAGTGAGGGCCCTCCCGGCCTCGGGCCTATCCCGGCGTCCCGGCGTCTCCCGCCATGGGCGCGGTGATGGGGCCCGCGGGCCCGGGGGGCTCCGCCGGCACGTTCTGCACAGGCTCCGGGCCCACCTGATCGATGGGCACCTGGTTCTCCGTCCCTGGCGGCTGCGTGGTACGGCAGGCAATGGCAACGGCTGCCAGGACAGCGGCGATGAGCACGGCGCGACGCATGGGGCCTCCCTGAGGATTCCCGACCCTAGGTAGCGCTCCCCTGCATGGCAACGCGCCGCGCGAGCTTTCGTTCGGCATTGGATGAGCGTGCGTCCCGGCGGGCCTCCGTGCCCCGGCCCCCCATCCCGGCTTCCCGCCCTGCTCAGCTGAAGCTGGACCCCGACGTGGCCACGTTCTCCAGGATACCACCCCGGAGAGCCCGATGCTGGATCTCGTCGACCTCGGCAAACGTTCGTTCTCGGCCTACCGGGGAATTGCGCCCGATGCGCAGCTCGACGAGGTGCTCCGCCTCGCCGAGCGCCTGCGCGGCGTCCGCTGCCTCCACCTGAACGCCACCCCCTATGGCGGCGGTGTCTCGGAGCTGCTCCGCTCGGGCGTGCCCCTGCTCAATGATCTCGGCATCGTCACCGACTGGCAGATCATCCGCGGCGACGAGGCCTTCTTCCACATCACCAAGCGCCTCCACAACGCGCTCCAGGGCGCCCCCGGCGAGTTCTCCGAGTTGGACAAGGCCACGTACCTGGCCCACTCGCAGCTCAACGCCAGCCACCTCTCGGACGACTACGACTTCATCATCGTCCATGATCCGCAACCGGCCGCCCTGCCCATGCTCGGTGGCCGCAAGGGCGCCCGGTGGATCTGGCGCTGCCACATCGACACCTCACGCCCCAACCCGCAGGCCTGGGAGTTCCTCCGCCCGTTCCTCGGCGCCTACGACGCCGCCATCTTCACCCTCCCCGAGTTCATCCCTCCGCGCTTCCCCATCTCCCACATCGCCATCCACTCGCCGGCCATCGACCCGCTGAGCCCCAAGAACCTCACCCTCCCGGAGGACCTCGCCCGCCACGTCCTGTCGTGGATCGGCGTGCGCACCACCCGCCCCCTCGTCACGCAGATCAGCCGCTTTGATCCGTGGAAGGATCCGCTCGGCGTCATCGCCGCCTACCGGAAGGTGCGAGCCCACATCCCCAACCTGCAGCTGGCCATGGTGGGCTCGCTCGCCCTGGACGACCCCGAGGGCTGGGACGTCTACCGGCAGATCCGCGACGCCACCGCCAACGACAACTTCATCCACGTCTTCACCAACCTGGTGGGCGTGGGCAACATCGAGGTCAACGCCTTCCAGGCCCTCTCGGATGTCGTCATCCAGAAGTCCATCCGCGAGGGCTTCGGCCTCGTCGTCTCCGAGGCGCTGTGGAAGGGCACCCCCGTCGTCGCCGGACGCGCTGGAGGCATCCCCCTGCAGATGCCCGAGGGCACCGGCGGCATCCTCGTGGACTCCGTGGAGGAGTGCGCCGAGGCCGTGCTGCACCTGCTCCAGCACCCGCAGGAGGCGCAATGCCTGGGCGAGCAGGGCCGCGAGCACGTACGCCAGCACTTCCTCGTGCCCCGGCTGCTGCTGGACTTCCTCCGCCTGCTGGACTCGCTGGTCCACGAGAAGCCCCTCGCGCCTCGCGGGCTGGCCGTCGTCCATCACTCGAGCCCCTCGCCATGAACGCCCAGGCGCAGAGAGCCCGCGGGAGGACCTTCCTGCTCCTGTTGGCGGCGTTGATGCTCGGCAGCAGCGTCCTCGCGGCGGGCCCGCCTGACAGGCCCGTCCTCTCGCGCTGTGTCCTCGACGGGACGGTGGATGCCGGCTCCGGCGCCTACCTGGCCGACTGCGTGAGGCGAGCCGAGGAGGCGGGACACGCCGCGCTGCTCGTCCGGTTGGACACCCCCGGCGGCTCCCTGGAGTCCACCCGCGACATCGTCCGGGCCTTCCTCGGCTCGCGCGTGCCCGTGCTGGTCTGGGTCGGGCCCTCGGGTGCTCGGGCTGGCAGCGCGGGCGTCTTCATCACCCTCGCCTCGCACCTGGCCGCCATGGCGCCCGGCACGAATATCGGCGCGGCACACCCCGTCGTTGGCCTCTCCGGACAGGATCCCGAGCAGGCCGGGGGCGAGGCCATGGCCCGCAAGCTCGAGAACGATACCGTCGCCTTCGCCGAGAGCATTGCCCGGCAGCGGGGCCGCAACGCCGAGTGGGCCGCCACCGCCGTGCGCGAGAGCGTCAGCGTCCCGGCCGACCGCGCCGTGGAGCTGCGCGTCGTGGAGCAGGTGGTCGCCTCGGAGGAGGCGTTCCTCGCCTGGGCGGATGGCCGGCGCGTGGAGACGCCGGACGGCCCCAGGCTGCTCGCCACCCGCGACGCCCAGGTGGTGGAGCTCACGCCGAGCCCCTCCCATCGCCTGCTCCACGCGCTCTCGCAGCCCGCGGTCCTCTACCTGCTCTTCCTGGTGGCGGCGCTGGGCATCACCGTGGAGCTGTCGAACCCGGGCCTCATCATCCCGGGCCTCCTGGGGCTGGTGGCCCTGGTGCTCGCCCTGCTGGCCTCCTCCGTCCTGCCCGTGCGCGCGGGAGCCGTCGCCCTGCTCGCGCTGGGCATCGGGCTGCTCATCGCGGAGCTGTTCGTCACCAGCGGGCTGCTCGGCGCCAGCGGCGCGCTGATGCTCATCCTGGGGGGCGTGCTGCTCGTGGATCGCTTCGACCCGAGCTGGTTCGCCGATCGCTCCGTGCGCCTGCACGTGCCGCTGTCGCTGGTACTGCCCACCGCCCTGGTCGTCGCCGGGTGCGCCGTGTTCGTGGCCTTCCGCGGCGCCGAGTCCCGCCGGCTGCCCCAGCGCGCGGGGGCCCTGGGGCTCGTGGGAGAGCTCGGCACCGCCCTCACCCCCCTCTCCTCCGAGGGCGGCGAGGTGTTCGTCCATGGGGAGCGCTGGCGGGCCAGCTCTCACACCTCCCTGCCACGCGGCGCCCATGTGGTGGTCCGCCGCGTGGAAGGTCTCACCCTTTATGTCGACGAGGTGAAGACATGAATGATGTCCTGGGAACCTTCGGCCTGCTCATCCCCCTGGCGCTGATCTTCCTCCTCTTCATTTCAGGGGTGCGCATCGTCAACGAATACGAGAGCGGCGTCGTCTTCCGGCTCGGCCGCTACATCGGGCTCAAGAACGCCGGCTTCCGCTGGCTCATCCCCTTCGTCGAGCGCATGGTCGTCATCGATCTGCGCACCGTGGCCAAGGACGTGCCCCCGCAGGACGTCATCACCAAGGACAACGTCAGCGTGAAGGTGAACGCCGTCGTCTACTTCCGCGTCATCCACGCCGACAAGGCGGTGCTCCAGGTGGAGGACTTCCTCTATGCCACCAGCCAGCTGGCGCAGACCACGCTGCGCGCCATCCTGGGCCAGGTGGAGCTGGACGAGCTGCTCTCCCAGCGCGATCGCATCAACCGGGACATCCAGCAGGTGCTCGACGCCCACACGGATCCGTGGGGCATCAAGGTCTCCAACGTGGAGGTGAAGCACATCGACCTGCCGGCGGAGATGCAGCGCGCCATCGCCCGCCAGGCCGAGGCCGAGCGCGAGCGGCGCGCGAAGATCATCGCCGCCGAGGGCGAGCACCAGGCCGCCGAGCGGCTCGCCCAGGCGGCCGACGTGCTCAGCCGCAACCCCGCCACGCTCCAGCTGCGCTACCTGCAGACCCTGGTGGAGATCACCGGCGGCGGCAACCAGACCATCATCCCCATTCCCCTGGAGCTGCTGCGCGCGCTGGGTGTGGGGCGATGAGCCGCGCCCGGGTGGGCAGGGCGTGGCCTTCAGGCGGCTCGCTCAGGGCCCGGCGGAGGGAGGACGCTCCTCGAACATCTCCCGCTGCTCCAGCGCGATGGCCCGCCGGCTGAGCCGCAGCGAGGCCAGCGCGTAGACGGCGATGCCGCCCACCAGCACCACCCCCAGCGAGAAGGACACCACCGGCGCCACCTCGGGCACGCTGAAGCGCCGCTGCACCAGGTACAGCAGCGACGTCACCACGAAGGACAGCATCGCCGCGTAGTCCAGCATCAGCGCCTTCGCCAGCAGCGCGTGCCGCTGATCCAGGATGGCCACCTCCTGCTGGAGCAGCGTGCGCCGCGCGTGCCCCTCCGGCAGCGAGCGCCACTCGCGCACCATCTCCCGCACCCGCGTCGTCATCCGCGCCACCTGGTTGTCCAACCCCGTCGCCAGGATGCCGCACCCGGACACCATCACCGCTGGCGTCACCGCCGCGCCAATGACCCGGATGGAGGAGAAGTCGAGCCCGCTCGCGCTTGCGTCCATGGCTCCTTCTCTCCCACCTCTCCCCTCCCTGCAAGACATCCCGCCAGTGGCAGGTTCCCACCAACTGTCATCTTGACACTTCCGCTGTCGAGTCTTACTGTTGCTCTCGTGAGCCCGACGAAGACACAGACCGAGTGGAAGCTGGCCGAGCTGGCCGCCGAGGCGGGCGTCTCGCCGCGCACGGTGCGCTACTACGTGCAGCGCGGGCTGCTCCCCGCTCCGCCCTTCAAGGGTCCGGACACCGTCTATGGCGAGGAGCACCTGCGGCGGCTCAAGGCCATTCGCGTGCTGCAGGCGCGCTTCCTGCCGCTGGATGCCATCCAGGTGGAGCTGGCGCGGCTGAGCCCCGAGGAGCTGCGCGCGCTGGCGGAGTCCGAGGTGCCCACCGACATCCTTCCGCCGCCGCCCGCCGCGGCGCCGGAACCGCTCAAGGCCGCGGAGGTGTCCACGACGGGGCCCGCCTCAGCAGGCAGGCAGGTGCAGGTGGCAGGCTATCGGCGCTGGGAGCTGGCGCCGGGGCTGGAGCTGCACCTCGCGGACACGGCGGATGACAAGACCCGGGCGCTCGCCGAGCGCGTGCGCGCCCTCATCGAGCAGTCGGAAGAAAGGTAGAGCCAGATGACGACCGAGCAGGCAGGCCAGAAGGCGCAGTGCGGGCTGTTCACCCGGGACGGCGCGCAGGTTCCCCTCCAGGGCGTGGAAGTGACAGGTGAGCTGCTCGGCGGGCATGCGCGGGTGCGCGTGCGCCAGCGCTACCGCAACGCCGAGCGCCGTCCGGTGGAGGCCGTCTACGTGTTCCCGCTGCCCTCGGACGGGACGCTCACCGGCTTCTCCATGGAGTGCAACGGCCGCAAGGTGCAGGGCGTGGTGAAGGAGCGCGAGGAGGCCTTCCGCGCCTATGACGACGCCGTCACCGCGGGCCACGGCGCCGCCCTGCTGGATCAGGAGCGCCCCAACGTCTTCACCGCCCAGGTGGGCAACCTGCTGCCCGACGAGGAGACGCTGGTGGAGGTGGAGTTCCTCCAGGCCATCCAGGTGGAGGAGGGCAGCGTGCGGTGGATGCTGCCCACGCTGGTGGCCCCGCGCTACATCCCCGGCAACACGCAGGGGGACCGGACCGGACACGGCACGGCCAGCCCCACCCCCCGGGTGCCGGACGCCGACCGCATCACCCCGCCGATCGGCCATGTGGCCTACGGCCTGAAGATGGACCTGCTGGTGGACCTGGGCCGCCCGGTGGTGGTGGAGAGCCCCTCGCACGCGCTGAAGCTGGAGAAGGACGGCCAGAAGGTGCGCGTGAAGTTCGCCACGGGCGAGGTGGCACTCGACCGCGACTTCGTCCTCACCGTGCGCGGCGAGGACACCTCCACCTCGCTCACCACGCTCGTCACCCACCGCCAGGGCGAGAACCCGGGCACCTTCGCCCTCACCGTGGTGCCGGACCTGCTCGAGATGGCGGGCGTGGCGAAGCGGCAGGAGGTGGTCTTCGTGGTGGACACCTCCGGCTCCATGGAGGGGGCGAGCCTGCCGCAGGCCCAGGGCGCGCTGCGGCTGTGCCTGCGCCACCTGCGCGAGGGGGACCGCTTCAACATCATCGCCTTCGAGAACAGCTACCGGACGTTCGCCCCCGAGCCGGTCGTCTTCACGCAGAAGACGCTGGAGCAGGCCGACCGGTGGGTAGCCGCGCTGCACGCCTCCGGCGGCACGGAGCTGCTCCAGCCCATGATGGCCGCCGTGCAGGGCGCGCCGGACGGCGTGGTGGTGCTCCTCACGGACGGACAGGTGGGCAACGAGGAGGAGATCCTCCGCGCGGTGCTCGGCGCCCGGAAGACGACGCGCGTGTACTCGTTCGGCATCGGCACCAACGTGAGCGACGTGCTGCTGCGCGACATGGCGCGGCAGACCGGCGGCGCGGTGGAGTTCATCCACCCGGGCGAGCGCATCGACGACAAGGTGGTGGCCCAGTTCTCCCGCGCGCTCGCCCCGCGCGTCACCGAGCTGGAGGTCCGCTTCGAGGGCGTGGAGGGCGCGGAGCTGGCCCCCGCGGAGCTGCCGCCGCTGGTGGACGCCGTGCCGTGGACGCTCTTCGGCCGCTACCCCACGCCGGGCCTGGGCAAGGTGACGCTCAAGGGTCGCTCGGGCCGCGAGCCGTTCTCCCTCACCGTCCCCGTGGACTTCTCCGCGACCTCGGACCGTCCCGCCGTGGAGAAGCTGTGGGCCGCCGAGCGCATCCGCGCATGGGAGGGGGCCGAGCTCGACGGCCGCCGCGCCCAGCGGATGAAGGAGCGCATCGTCCAGCTCGCCGTGGCGCACCAGATCGTCACGAAGTACACCTCCTTCGTCGTGGTGGAGGAGCGCACCGGCGATCGCCGCGCCTCGGGCCAGCCGGAGACCCGCGTCGTCCCCGTCAACGCTCCCGCGGGCTGGGGCATGTTCGGCACGGAGAAGCAGGAGGAGAAGGACATAGCCGTCGATGGCCGTGGCTTCGGTCGGGCCCAGAGCCAGGGAATGCCCCAGAAGAGCCGGAAGCGGGCGACGACGGGCTCCTTCCCCGCCGTGGGGGGCATGGCGCCGGGTGGAGCCCCGCCTCCGCCTCCGGCTGCCGCGCCGAGCCGTTCCGCCCCGGCGCCCGTCGCGGCCGCGCCGGGTCGGCCCTCCTTCAGTGTCTCTGGCATCGTGGGCGAGGTGCGTCGCGAGGTGGCCGAGCGCGTCCTCGAGGCTGCGGCCGACCTGGAGCGGATGATCAAGGGCAAGAGCGCGCCGGCGCCCGAGCCCCTGGAGAGCGCGAAGGCGGAGATGCTGGACGACGGCTACGCGAGCGAGGAGCCCTTCGCCGAGCACGAGGAGGCTTCCGGCGCGGACGTCACGGCGCTGCTGTCCCGCCAGCTCGCCAGCGGCCTGTGGGCGGGCACGGGCACCGGTCCGGAGCCGGTGCGCCAGGCGCGCGCCACCGCGCTCGCGCTGCTGGAGTTGCTGCGGCAGGGCATCACCAGCAACCACCCGCTGCACGGCGCCCAGGTGAAGAAGGCGGTGGACGCGCTGCTCGCGCTCGCCTCGGAGCTCACCGGCGTGCCCGAGGTGGCGGAGCTGGCGCTGGGCGTGGCGTGGCTGGCGGCGGCGGGGCCTCGCACGAGGGGCCGCATCGCCCAGGCGGCCCAGCCGCTGGCGGGCCTCAGCGCCTGCATCGGCGACGAGGCGAAGCTGCGCCAGCACGTGGACACGCTGGCCACGCGGTGAGGGTTCTCTCCTGACGGAAGGGGCCTCGGGGCGCTAGGGTGTACCCAACTCTCGTCCCGAGGCCGCCAATGCGATCCGATTCGACCGCCCTCACCCTCTTCCAGCACCACAGCGCGCTGCGCGTGCAACAGAAGAAGGAGTGGGGGGAGATCCTCACAGGCTTTGAGACGCGCAACAAGTACCAGGTGGTGGGAGAGGACGGGCAGCCCGTGTTCTTCGCCGGGGAGGTGGAGGGAGGCCTGGGCGCACTCCTGACCCGCCTCTTCCTCAAGGCCAACCGCCCCTTCACCATGGAGCTGAAGACGCCCGATGGCGCCACCCTGCTGCGGCTCAAGCGGCCCTGGCGCTGGTGGTTCGCCCACCTGGACGTGGAGGACGGCTCGGGCCGCCCGCTGGGCGCCATCCAGCAGCGCTTCGCCTTCTTCGAGCGGCTCTACGAGGTGCACGGCCCCTCCGGCGAGGTGCTCGCCACGCTGCGCGGGCCGTTCTTCAAGCCGTGGACGTTCAACATCGAGGAGCAGGGCCGCGAGGTGGGGAAGATCCAGAAGAAGTGGAGCGGGTTCGGCAAGGAGATGTTCACCGACGCCGACAGCTTCGGCGTCACCTTCGGAGACGTGAGGGACCCGCGGCTGCGCAGCCTGGTAGTGGCCGCCACGTTCCTCATCGACTTCGTCCACTTCGAGAACCGCGGCGGCTGAGCGGCGCATGCAGGCTCTCGCGCTCGAGGAGACACCCTCACAGCACGCCGCCGGGCGAGGAGTGCTCGCGCTCGAGCGCGGGGCTCGCGGTACGGTCGTCCGCGCCGCACGCGCCAACAGTCCCCTCAAGCTGCTGCTGCCGCGCAACCACGGCCGGGGCGTGTGGGCCTACCTGGCCAGCTTCGGCGGCGGGCTCGTGGATGGAGACTCGGTCCATGTCGAGGTGGATGTCGGCGCGCGCGCCACCGGCCTGCTCTCGACGCAGTCCTCCACCAAGGTGTACCGCTCCCCGCGAGGCTGCCGGCAGGCGCTCCACGCCCGCGTCGCAGAGGAGGGGCTGCTCGTCCTGCTGCCGGACCCGGTTTCCTGCTTCGCGGACGCTCGCTACGAGCAGGAGACCACCGTCACGCTCGCGCCCCGCGCCTCGCTCGTCCTGCTGGATGCCCTCTCCTGCGGGCGGGCCGCGCGAGGCGAGCGGTGGGCCTTCGCGCACTACCTGAGCCGCACCCTCATCCAGCGCGAGGGCGTGCCCCTCTTCCTCGACGCCCTCCGCCTCACGCCCGAGGAGGGCGCCCTGCCCGCGCGCATGGGGCGCTTCGAGGCCCTGGCCACGCTCGCCGTCTTCGGCCCGGAGGTGGCGCCCCTGCGCGAGGCCCTCCTGCGCCCCCTGGCGCCCCTGCGGCGGCGCGCCTCCGTCATCGAGACCACCAGCCCGCTCGGGGAGGACGGCGCCCTGCTGCGAGTGGCCGCCACCTCCGTAGAGGAGGCCATGTCCGCCGTGAAGGCCCGCCTGCGGCTCCTGCCCCAGGTGCTGGGCGACGACCCGCTCGCAAGGAAATGGTGACGCGGCTGACGCGCTGCGGCATCATCGAGGGCGTCTGGTTGTCCCCGAGAGGCCCCCATGCACCTGGTCCCGCGCGAGCTCGACAAGCTCACGCTCCACGCCGCTGGTTTCCTGGCCCAGAAGCGACTGGCTCGCGGCCTGCGCCTCAACTACCCCGAGACCGTCGCGCTGCTGTCCACCCAGCTGCTCGAGCTCATCCGCGACGGGCGCCCCGTCGCCGAGCTGATGGACCTGGGACGGAGGATGCTCGGACGGGCGCAGGTGCTCCCGGGCGTCGCGGAGATGCTCCACGAGGTGCAGGTGGAGGGCACGTTCCCGGACGGCACCAAGCTCGTCACCGTCCACCACCCCATCGCGCTGGACCAGGGAGACCTGGCGCTGGCGCTCTACGGGAGCTTCCTGCCCGTCCCCGCCGCCTCGGTGTTCGCCGCCGCCGCCGAGTCCGCGCCGGCTCCCGGTGAGCTGCTCCCGCAGCCGGGGGAGATTGCCCTCAACCCGGGCCGCCCCCGCCTCACGCTCGCGGTGGAGAACCGCGGGGACCGCCCCATCCAGGTGGGCAGCCACTATCCCTTCGAGCACACCAACCGCGCGCTCGAGTTCGACCGCGCCCAGGCCGCGGGCATGCGGCTGGACATCCCCTCGGGCACGGCGGTCCGCTTCGAGCCCGGGGACAGGAAGACGGTGACGCTCGTCCCCATCGCACCGACGCCGCAGGCAGGAGGCACACCGTGAGCCGCACCCTGGATCGCCGCCACTACGCGGACATGTACGGGCCCACCACGGGAGACCGGGTGCGCCTGGGTGACACGGGCCTCATCGCCGAGGTGGAGCGGGACTTCACCTCCTATGGAGACGAGTGCAAGTTCGGCGGCGGCAAGGTGCTGCGCGACCGGATGGGGCAGATGGAGGGCATCGGGGACGCGGAGGCGCTCGACTGCGTCATCACCAACGCCCTCATCGTCGACTTCACCGGCATCTACAAGGCGGACATCGGCATCAAGCACGGCCGCATCGTGGGCATCGGCAAGGCGGGCAACCCGCGGGTGATGCCGGGCGTCACGCCGGGGATGCTCGTGGGCGTCACCACCGAGGTCATCTCCGCCGAGGGCCACATCGTCACGGCGGGCGGCATCGACGCGCACATCCACTACATCTGTCCGCAGCAGGCCTTCGAGGCCATCGCCTCGGGCGTCACCACCTTCCTCGGAGGAGGCACGGGGCCCGCCACGGGCACCAACGCCACCACCTGCACGCCGGGCGCGCGCAACATCGAGCTGATGCTGCAGGCCACGGACACGCTGCCGCTGAACATCGCGCTCACGGGCAAGGGCAACACCTCGCACCCGGCGGGGCTGGTGGATCAGATCCGCGCCGGCGCGGCGGGCCTGAAGCTGCACGAGGACTGGGGCACCACGCCGCCGGCCATCGACTGCTGCCTGGGCGTGGCCGAGGCGGAGGACATCCAGGTCACCATCCACACCGACACGCTCAACGAGTCGGGCTTCGTGGATGACTCCATCGCCGCGTTCAAGGGGCGCACCATCCACACGTACCACTCGGAGGGCGCGGGCGGCGGCCACGCGCCGGACATCATCCGCGTGTGCGGCGAGCCCAACGTCATCCCCAGCTCGACGAACCCGACGCGCCCGTACACGGTGAACACGCTGGACGAGCACCTGGACATGCTCATGGTCTGCCACCACCTGGATCGGCAGATCCCCGAGGACGTGGCCTTCGCCGAGAGCCGCATCCGTGGAGAGACCATCGCCGCAGAGGACATCCTCCACGACCTGGGCGCCATCAGCATCATCTCCAGCGACAGCCAGGCCATGGGGCGGGTGGGCGAGGTGATCACCCGCACCTGGCAGACGGCGCACAAGATGCGCGAGCAGCGGGGCCGGCTGAAGGACGAGCGCGGGGACAACGACAACCTCCGCATCCGCCGCTACGTGGCCAAGTACACGATCAACCCGGCCATCGCGCACGGCTTCAGCCACGAGGTGGGCTCGGTGGAGGTGGGCAAGCTGGCGGACCTGGTGCTCTGGCGCCCGGCCTTCTTCGGCGCTCGGCCGGAGCTGGTGGTGAAGGGTGGCTTCATCGCCTGGGCGCAGATGGGAGATGCCAACGCGTCCATCCCCACGCCGCAGCCGCTGCAGATGCGCCCCATGTTCGGCGCGTTCGGCAAGGCCACGGGCGCCACCAGCGTGGCCTTCGTGTCGCGGCGCTCGCTGGAGGAAGGGCGGGTGAAGGCGCTGGGGCTGCACAAGCAGCTGGTCGCGGTGCGCAACTGCCGCGGCATCGGCAAGCGGGACATGAAGCTGAACGACGCGCTGCCGCGCATCACGGTGGACCCGGAGACCTATGAGGTGCGCGCCGACGGCGAGCTGCTGCGATGCGAGCCGGCCACCCACGTCCCCCTGGCCCGCCTGTACAGCCTCTTCTGAGCTCATGACGACCCGCTGGCGCGTCCTGCAGCTCGCCGACTCGGCCTTTCCCACCGGAGGCTTCTCGCACTCCGCGGGGCTGGAGGCCGCCGCTCAACAGGGCGAGCTGGCGGAGCCGGAGGCCCTGCGCACCTTCATCGAGGGCGTACTGTGGCAGGCCGGCCATGGGGCCCTGCCCTTCCTGCGCGCGGCCCATGACTCGGACGCCGAGCCGGCGAAGCTGGACGCGTGGTGTGACGCGTTCCTGTCCAACCACGTCGCCAACCGGACCAGCCGCACCCAGGGCCGCACGCTGGTGGCCACCGCGGCGCGCATCTTCCCGGAGGAGGAGCTCCAGCGGCTCCATGCCTCGGTCCGCGCTCGTACCCTGCTGGCCCACCACGCGCCCATGTTCGGCTTCACGCTCCGCGCCCTGGCGGTGCCGCTCGAGCAGGCCCAGGAGCTGTTCCTCCACCTGGCGCTGCGCGGAGTGGCCTCGGCCGCCGTTCGGCTGGGGCTGCTCGGCCCGCATGAGGCCCAGCGGCTCCAGCATGAGCTGGCGGGCGTGCAGAGCACCATCCTCGAGCGCTGTGCACCGCTCACCTTGAGCGAGCTGTCCCAGCCCGCGCCGCTCATCGACCTGCTCGGCGCCACCCACGATCGCCTCTACTCCCGCCTCTTCCAGTCCTGAGGAGCACCATGCACGACCACGACCACGACCATGACCACGACCACGGACATGGCCACGACCACGACCATGACCACGGACACACCCACGAGCACTGGTCGGGCCCCGGCCTGTTCCGGGAGCGCGAGCCCCGGCTGCCTCGCGACTACGGCCAGCGGTCGTTCACGGTGGGCATCGGTGGCCCGGTGGGGAGCGGGAAGACGGCGCTGGTGCTGGCGCTCTGCCGGGCGCTCCGAGACAAGTACTCGCTGGGCGTCGTGACCAACGACATCTTCACCAAGGAGGACGCCGAGTTCCTCCACCGCAACAAGGCGCTGCCCCCCGAGCGCATCCGGGCGGTGGAGACGGGAGGCTGCCCGCACGCGG
The nucleotide sequence above comes from Hyalangium gracile. Encoded proteins:
- a CDS encoding VIT domain-containing protein, with amino-acid sequence MTTEQAGQKAQCGLFTRDGAQVPLQGVEVTGELLGGHARVRVRQRYRNAERRPVEAVYVFPLPSDGTLTGFSMECNGRKVQGVVKEREEAFRAYDDAVTAGHGAALLDQERPNVFTAQVGNLLPDEETLVEVEFLQAIQVEEGSVRWMLPTLVAPRYIPGNTQGDRTGHGTASPTPRVPDADRITPPIGHVAYGLKMDLLVDLGRPVVVESPSHALKLEKDGQKVRVKFATGEVALDRDFVLTVRGEDTSTSLTTLVTHRQGENPGTFALTVVPDLLEMAGVAKRQEVVFVVDTSGSMEGASLPQAQGALRLCLRHLREGDRFNIIAFENSYRTFAPEPVVFTQKTLEQADRWVAALHASGGTELLQPMMAAVQGAPDGVVVLLTDGQVGNEEEILRAVLGARKTTRVYSFGIGTNVSDVLLRDMARQTGGAVEFIHPGERIDDKVVAQFSRALAPRVTELEVRFEGVEGAELAPAELPPLVDAVPWTLFGRYPTPGLGKVTLKGRSGREPFSLTVPVDFSATSDRPAVEKLWAAERIRAWEGAELDGRRAQRMKERIVQLAVAHQIVTKYTSFVVVEERTGDRRASGQPETRVVPVNAPAGWGMFGTEKQEEKDIAVDGRGFGRAQSQGMPQKSRKRATTGSFPAVGGMAPGGAPPPPPAAAPSRSAPAPVAAAPGRPSFSVSGIVGEVRREVAERVLEAAADLERMIKGKSAPAPEPLESAKAEMLDDGYASEEPFAEHEEASGADVTALLSRQLASGLWAGTGTGPEPVRQARATALALLELLRQGITSNHPLHGAQVKKAVDALLALASELTGVPEVAELALGVAWLAAAGPRTRGRIAQAAQPLAGLSACIGDEAKLRQHVDTLATR
- a CDS encoding phospholipid scramblase-related protein — encoded protein: MRSDSTALTLFQHHSALRVQQKKEWGEILTGFETRNKYQVVGEDGQPVFFAGEVEGGLGALLTRLFLKANRPFTMELKTPDGATLLRLKRPWRWWFAHLDVEDGSGRPLGAIQQRFAFFERLYEVHGPSGEVLATLRGPFFKPWTFNIEEQGREVGKIQKKWSGFGKEMFTDADSFGVTFGDVRDPRLRSLVVAATFLIDFVHFENRGG
- a CDS encoding urease accessory protein UreD; protein product: MQALALEETPSQHAAGRGVLALERGARGTVVRAARANSPLKLLLPRNHGRGVWAYLASFGGGLVDGDSVHVEVDVGARATGLLSTQSSTKVYRSPRGCRQALHARVAEEGLLVLLPDPVSCFADARYEQETTVTLAPRASLVLLDALSCGRAARGERWAFAHYLSRTLIQREGVPLFLDALRLTPEEGALPARMGRFEALATLAVFGPEVAPLREALLRPLAPLRRRASVIETTSPLGEDGALLRVAATSVEEAMSAVKARLRLLPQVLGDDPLARKW
- the ureA gene encoding urease subunit gamma, with protein sequence MHLVPRELDKLTLHAAGFLAQKRLARGLRLNYPETVALLSTQLLELIRDGRPVAELMDLGRRMLGRAQVLPGVAEMLHEVQVEGTFPDGTKLVTVHHPIALDQGDLALALYGSFLPVPAASVFAAAAESAPAPGELLPQPGEIALNPGRPRLTLAVENRGDRPIQVGSHYPFEHTNRALEFDRAQAAGMRLDIPSGTAVRFEPGDRKTVTLVPIAPTPQAGGTP
- the ureC gene encoding urease subunit alpha, which encodes MSRTLDRRHYADMYGPTTGDRVRLGDTGLIAEVERDFTSYGDECKFGGGKVLRDRMGQMEGIGDAEALDCVITNALIVDFTGIYKADIGIKHGRIVGIGKAGNPRVMPGVTPGMLVGVTTEVISAEGHIVTAGGIDAHIHYICPQQAFEAIASGVTTFLGGGTGPATGTNATTCTPGARNIELMLQATDTLPLNIALTGKGNTSHPAGLVDQIRAGAAGLKLHEDWGTTPPAIDCCLGVAEAEDIQVTIHTDTLNESGFVDDSIAAFKGRTIHTYHSEGAGGGHAPDIIRVCGEPNVIPSSTNPTRPYTVNTLDEHLDMLMVCHHLDRQIPEDVAFAESRIRGETIAAEDILHDLGAISIISSDSQAMGRVGEVITRTWQTAHKMREQRGRLKDERGDNDNLRIRRYVAKYTINPAIAHGFSHEVGSVEVGKLADLVLWRPAFFGARPELVVKGGFIAWAQMGDANASIPTPQPLQMRPMFGAFGKATGATSVAFVSRRSLEEGRVKALGLHKQLVAVRNCRGIGKRDMKLNDALPRITVDPETYEVRADGELLRCEPATHVPLARLYSLF